The Flavobacterium faecale genome has a segment encoding these proteins:
- a CDS encoding ATP-binding cassette domain-containing protein: MKNNSLEIDSVRKTFNDKLILSDVYLKCETGDIVGVLGRNGSGKSTLFKIIYGVQTADFKCLKINNKVTEGSKILQSEISYLPQGNYIPNQFSVAQAVSLSVVATRRAVFYEDEMIESVKDKMIKQLSGGELRYLEVKIILFNTSHFVLLDEPYNGLSPLMVEKVNKMISLNVHSKGVLITDHNYPNVIDVATKIVLLKGGVLHHLNDKKELIELGYLNQF, from the coding sequence TTGAAAAATAATAGTTTAGAAATTGATAGTGTTAGAAAAACATTTAACGATAAATTAATTCTTTCAGATGTTTACTTAAAATGTGAAACAGGAGATATTGTTGGTGTTTTAGGAAGGAATGGTTCTGGGAAATCGACACTTTTTAAGATAATTTATGGAGTGCAAACGGCTGATTTTAAGTGTCTGAAAATAAATAACAAAGTCACAGAAGGTTCAAAAATACTACAAAGTGAAATCAGCTATCTGCCACAAGGAAATTATATTCCCAATCAATTTTCAGTAGCACAAGCAGTTTCTTTGTCTGTCGTTGCAACGAGAAGAGCAGTTTTTTATGAAGATGAGATGATAGAATCTGTAAAAGACAAAATGATAAAGCAGTTGTCTGGTGGAGAATTGCGATATTTGGAAGTAAAAATAATTCTTTTTAATACTTCACATTTTGTACTTCTTGATGAGCCTTATAACGGATTATCCCCTCTAATGGTAGAAAAAGTGAATAAAATGATTAGCTTAAATGTCCATTCAAAAGGGGTTTTAATCACAGACCACAATTATCCAAATGTGATTGATGTGGCAACAAAGATCGTTTTATTAAAAGGTGGAGTTTTACATCATCTTAATGATAAAAAGGAATTAATCGAATTGGGATATTTGAATCAATTTTAA
- a CDS encoding OmpA family protein, producing the protein MKHLNKLLVAALMMTGLTSQAQDSNNPWAISFGVNAVDTRTSADSPKGFMNDHFSQAFKIKDNWNILPSISYVSVTRAVGNNFSVGVQGSVNKISKFVDYNSTSGQFVASNPGDLMYYGLDGIVKYSFMEMIKSKTVEPYVGLGGGYTFLGDSSFGTLNLGAGFNFWFSDVVGLSIGTTYKGGDIFGGDRVTAGTPDAPSHFQHTVGLTFKFGGKDTDGDGIYDKDDACPDVKGLKQFNGCPDSDGDGIADKDDACPEVAGVAALNGCPDADGDGVTDAEDACPNEAGTKAMKGCPDSDGDGVADNVDKCPKVKGDKANGGCPWPDTDNDGVLDKDDDCPKVAGPASNKGCPEVTVEVIKQLNEYGKTILFDSGKSSFKSQSYTVLTSVANILKEYPNTDFMIEGHTDSDGSNALNQTLSENRAAAVRSYLVENGINTDRLKSVGYGETKPISSNKTAKGKAENRRVEVSLIKQ; encoded by the coding sequence ATGAAACATCTTAACAAACTCTTAGTTGCTGCTTTGATGATGACTGGACTTACGTCACAGGCACAAGACAGCAATAACCCATGGGCTATCTCATTTGGGGTAAACGCAGTAGATACAAGAACATCGGCTGACAGTCCAAAAGGATTCATGAACGATCATTTTTCTCAAGCATTTAAAATTAAAGATAACTGGAACATTCTTCCATCTATCTCTTATGTAAGTGTTACAAGAGCAGTAGGAAATAATTTTTCTGTTGGAGTTCAAGGATCTGTAAACAAGATTTCAAAATTTGTAGATTATAATAGTACTTCAGGACAGTTTGTAGCTTCAAATCCTGGTGATTTGATGTACTACGGTCTTGATGGTATCGTGAAATATAGTTTCATGGAAATGATCAAGTCAAAAACAGTTGAGCCTTATGTTGGTTTAGGTGGAGGTTATACTTTCTTAGGAGACAGTAGCTTTGGTACTTTGAACTTAGGAGCTGGTTTCAACTTCTGGTTCTCTGATGTTGTTGGTTTATCTATTGGTACAACTTACAAAGGAGGAGATATTTTTGGTGGAGATAGAGTAACAGCTGGTACTCCAGATGCTCCAAGTCACTTCCAACATACTGTAGGTCTTACTTTCAAATTTGGAGGAAAAGATACTGACGGAGACGGAATATATGACAAAGATGATGCATGTCCAGACGTAAAAGGATTAAAACAATTTAACGGTTGTCCAGATTCTGACGGAGATGGTATTGCTGATAAAGATGATGCTTGTCCAGAGGTTGCTGGTGTTGCTGCATTGAATGGTTGTCCAGATGCTGACGGTGACGGTGTTACTGATGCTGAAGATGCTTGTCCAAACGAAGCTGGTACAAAAGCAATGAAAGGTTGTCCAGATTCTGACGGAGATGGTGTAGCTGATAATGTTGACAAATGTCCAAAAGTTAAAGGAGACAAAGCAAACGGTGGATGCCCATGGCCTGATACTGATAATGACGGAGTATTAGACAAAGATGATGATTGTCCTAAAGTAGCTGGTCCAGCAAGTAACAAAGGATGTCCTGAAGTAACTGTTGAAGTTATCAAACAATTGAACGAATATGGTAAAACTATTTTGTTTGATTCAGGAAAATCTTCTTTCAAATCTCAATCTTACACAGTATTGACTTCAGTTGCAAACATTCTTAAAGAATATCCAAACACAGACTTTATGATCGAAGGTCATACTGATAGTGATGGAAGTAATGCATTGAACCAAACTTTGTCTGAAAACAGAGCTGCTGCAGTAAGATCTTACTTGGTTGAAAATGGTATCAACACTGATAGATTGAAATCTGTTGGATACGGTGAAACTAAACCAATTTCTTCTAACAAAACAGCTAAAGGAAAAGCTGAAAACAGAAGAGTTGAAGTTTCTTTGATCAAGCAATAA
- a CDS encoding TIGR00266 family protein has translation MQAHEIDYEIFGEEMQYVEIELDPQEVVVAEAGSFMMMDNNIQMQTIFGDGSNQQGGVLGKLLSAGKRVLTGESLFMTAFVNQNNGKAKVSFAAPYPGKILAIDLNQFQGKFICQKSAFLCAAKGVSIGIEFSKKLGRGLFGGEGFIMTKIEGDGMAFIHSGGTLAKKDLQPGEVLKVDTGCIVGFTKDVDYDIEFIGGIKNSIFGGEGLFYATLRGPGTVYIQSLPFSRLADRIIASAPRAGGDSRGEGSILGGLGSLLDGDNRF, from the coding sequence ATGCAAGCACACGAAATAGATTATGAAATATTTGGAGAGGAAATGCAATATGTCGAAATCGAGCTCGACCCACAAGAAGTGGTTGTAGCTGAGGCCGGCAGCTTCATGATGATGGACAATAATATTCAAATGCAAACCATCTTTGGTGACGGATCCAATCAGCAAGGTGGCGTATTAGGCAAATTGCTTAGCGCAGGAAAACGCGTGCTCACAGGAGAAAGCCTTTTTATGACTGCTTTTGTGAATCAGAATAATGGCAAAGCCAAGGTTTCTTTTGCCGCTCCGTACCCAGGGAAAATTTTAGCTATTGATTTGAATCAATTTCAAGGTAAATTTATTTGTCAAAAAAGTGCTTTTTTATGTGCTGCCAAAGGAGTCTCCATCGGAATTGAATTTTCTAAAAAACTAGGACGAGGCCTTTTTGGTGGCGAAGGATTTATCATGACCAAAATCGAAGGCGATGGAATGGCGTTCATACATTCAGGAGGAACATTGGCAAAAAAAGATTTGCAACCAGGCGAAGTTCTAAAAGTAGACACGGGTTGTATTGTTGGTTTTACCAAAGACGTGGATTATGATATTGAATTTATCGGTGGTATCAAGAACTCCATTTTTGGTGGCGAAGGATTATTTTATGCCACGCTTCGTGGTCCAGGAACCGTTTATATTCAATCCTTACCTTTTTCTAGATTAGCTGACAGAATCATAGCATCTGCACCAAGAGCAGGTGGAGATAGCCGTGGCGAAGGAAGTATTCTTGGCGGACTCGGTAGTTTATTGGATGGTGATAATCGCTTTTAA
- a CDS encoding alpha/beta fold hydrolase: MNQIQHKNTSISYCDSGKGTAIVLLHGFLENQKMWQAFVPEFSKKNRVITIDLLGHGATECMGYVHTMEDNAEAVQAVLLHLRIRKAIFVGHSMGGYVALAFAEMYPEHVKALILLNSTSRADSDERKVNRDRAIKAVKQSYCNFISLSIANLFSEKNRESLINEIEFVKKEALQTPLQGIVASLEGMKTRVDREVLLHLTPYPKMLILGEKDPVLPYAETLKQIEETNVQLVTFPDGHMSYIENRTELTAVLLKFFKTI; this comes from the coding sequence TTGAACCAAATTCAGCACAAAAACACCTCTATATCCTACTGTGATTCGGGCAAAGGAACAGCTATTGTTTTACTACACGGTTTTCTTGAAAACCAAAAGATGTGGCAGGCTTTTGTACCTGAATTTTCGAAAAAAAACAGAGTAATTACTATTGATTTATTGGGACATGGCGCCACCGAATGTATGGGCTATGTGCATACGATGGAGGACAACGCAGAGGCTGTGCAGGCGGTGTTATTGCACCTACGCATACGCAAAGCTATTTTTGTAGGTCACTCGATGGGTGGTTATGTGGCTTTGGCTTTTGCCGAAATGTACCCTGAGCATGTGAAGGCATTGATATTGCTAAACTCTACCTCTAGAGCTGATAGTGATGAACGCAAAGTAAATCGAGACCGTGCAATCAAGGCGGTGAAACAATCCTACTGTAATTTTATATCGCTTTCTATCGCCAACTTATTCAGTGAGAAAAATAGAGAAAGCCTGATAAATGAAATAGAATTTGTAAAGAAAGAAGCGCTACAAACGCCACTGCAAGGCATCGTTGCCTCACTAGAAGGTATGAAAACTCGTGTTGACCGAGAGGTTTTACTACACTTGACACCCTACCCAAAAATGTTGATTTTGGGAGAAAAAGACCCCGTTCTACCTTATGCAGAAACGTTAAAACAGATTGAAGAAACTAATGTTCAACTTGTAACTTTTCCTGACGGACACATGAGTTATATTGAAAATCGAACTGAACTGACTGCGGTTTTATTGAAGTTTTTTAAAACAATTTAA
- a CDS encoding PD-(D/E)XK nuclease family protein has product MTNIRFLDKIAAHLLQKDTEQFNNTTIVLPNKRAKVFLLEALKKQIQTNIRAPRIISIEDFIQDIAGIRSIDAIALLFEFYEVYLSITDKKQQQSFELFANWAKTLLQDFNEIDRYLLDPKYVLSYLKDIEDIKKWGIEVENKTQLLENYIDFWKLLPKYYAALYTHLLAKKSGYQGLIYREAVANLDSFSKEKNNNFYLFAGFNALNASEEKIIQQLLAVDKAEILWDADQTFLNDPYHDAGLFLRRFKSSWKQYKTNPFDWIVDEFSQTKNIQVIGTPKTIGQAKITGSIIEKIIAENPTANLDKVAVVLGEENVLIPLLYALPASVGALNITMGYSGKNNPAQILIAKLFKMHTNALSRNAKNYVFYYKDVLDILTHPLVEPYAGTSKLVKIINENNYTFITHQKVIDLSSDPSELFLLLFKKWEKGSVAVLESVSELLLTIKNNLSNDSEEEKITKSFVYAIFKVINKLINYYSSHPDIDKIDTLHAIYKQVIDLAEVSFKGEPLNGLQIMGVLESRVLDFDTVIVTSMNEGKFPAGKSQNSFIPYDVKRELGLPTFKEKDAIYTYHFYHLLQRAKNVYLLYNTESDGLDAGERSRFITQLEVEKQDKHTLTQEIYNAEVPDTAYTPMVVEKSPLVMKRLAEIAKVGFSPSALTSYIRNPIQFYFQKIVRIREVEEVEENIALNTLGTIIHETLKALYDPFVGKFISETNIVDAFKLIDAEVLKQFKIVYKEGEIKKGRNLLAFEVAKRNVSNFLKVELESIKAGDAIKIIALETTFERELIHPSLPFPVLIKGNVDRIEERSVNGTPAVVRIIDYKTGKVEKSSVTLKTWNGLIDDIKYDKIIQVLAYAFMYEQHAGEKDIEVGIISFKNLKSGFLPFNFKDGKLDNYKIDKAIMDQFLEQLVLLLSEILDENMPFEEKI; this is encoded by the coding sequence ATGACAAATATTCGTTTTTTAGATAAAATAGCTGCCCATTTACTGCAAAAGGATACAGAACAGTTTAATAATACAACTATTGTTTTGCCCAATAAACGAGCAAAAGTATTTTTGCTTGAAGCGTTAAAAAAACAAATTCAGACTAATATTCGTGCACCTAGAATTATTAGTATTGAAGACTTTATCCAAGACATTGCGGGCATTCGTTCTATCGATGCTATTGCGCTTCTTTTTGAATTTTATGAGGTGTATTTGTCTATTACAGATAAAAAACAACAACAGTCCTTTGAGCTTTTTGCTAATTGGGCCAAGACATTACTACAAGATTTTAATGAAATAGACCGCTATTTACTAGATCCAAAATATGTGCTTTCGTACTTGAAAGATATTGAGGATATTAAAAAATGGGGAATAGAAGTCGAAAACAAAACCCAGTTATTAGAGAATTATATTGATTTTTGGAAACTCCTTCCAAAATATTATGCGGCACTTTACACGCATCTACTAGCCAAAAAATCAGGTTACCAAGGATTGATTTATAGAGAAGCAGTTGCCAATTTGGATTCCTTTTCGAAAGAAAAAAATAATAACTTTTATCTCTTTGCGGGTTTCAATGCCTTAAACGCATCCGAAGAAAAAATCATTCAGCAATTACTAGCCGTTGACAAAGCAGAAATTTTATGGGACGCCGATCAAACTTTTTTGAACGATCCCTATCATGATGCAGGCTTATTTTTACGCCGTTTCAAATCTTCATGGAAACAATACAAAACCAATCCGTTTGATTGGATTGTAGATGAATTTTCTCAGACAAAAAACATTCAAGTTATTGGAACACCAAAAACTATTGGTCAGGCCAAAATAACAGGAAGCATTATCGAAAAAATAATAGCAGAGAATCCAACAGCAAACTTAGACAAAGTCGCAGTTGTTTTAGGCGAAGAAAATGTTTTGATTCCGCTCTTGTATGCGCTACCTGCTAGTGTAGGAGCCCTAAATATCACGATGGGATATTCAGGAAAAAATAATCCTGCACAAATTTTGATTGCCAAATTGTTCAAAATGCACACCAATGCCTTGTCTCGTAATGCCAAGAATTATGTGTTTTATTACAAAGATGTTTTAGATATTTTGACACATCCGCTAGTAGAGCCTTATGCGGGCACGAGCAAGTTGGTCAAAATCATCAATGAAAACAACTACACTTTTATTACTCATCAAAAAGTGATCGATTTAAGTTCGGATCCATCTGAATTGTTTTTACTCTTGTTTAAAAAATGGGAGAAAGGTTCGGTAGCTGTCTTGGAATCTGTCTCAGAATTGTTGCTCACAATCAAAAACAATTTGAGCAATGACAGCGAAGAAGAAAAAATCACCAAGTCATTTGTGTACGCAATTTTCAAGGTCATTAATAAGTTGATTAATTACTACAGTTCACATCCTGATATTGACAAAATAGACACCCTACATGCAATTTACAAACAAGTAATTGATCTTGCTGAGGTTTCGTTTAAGGGAGAACCGCTGAACGGATTGCAAATTATGGGAGTTCTAGAGAGTCGTGTGCTAGATTTTGATACCGTGATTGTAACCTCAATGAATGAAGGGAAATTTCCAGCAGGAAAATCTCAAAATTCTTTCATCCCCTATGATGTAAAACGAGAATTGGGATTGCCAACTTTTAAAGAAAAAGATGCCATTTATACCTATCACTTTTATCATTTACTGCAACGCGCCAAAAATGTCTATTTACTCTACAACACCGAGAGTGACGGACTTGATGCCGGAGAGCGAAGCCGTTTCATCACCCAACTTGAAGTAGAAAAGCAAGATAAGCATACGCTAACGCAAGAAATATATAATGCTGAGGTACCCGATACGGCCTACACGCCAATGGTGGTCGAAAAGTCCCCACTTGTAATGAAGCGTCTGGCAGAAATTGCCAAAGTTGGGTTTTCACCTTCCGCATTAACGAGTTACATTCGAAATCCGATTCAATTTTACTTTCAAAAAATTGTGCGTATTCGCGAAGTCGAAGAAGTCGAAGAGAATATCGCACTCAACACCTTGGGAACCATCATACATGAAACGCTGAAAGCACTTTATGATCCTTTTGTGGGTAAATTTATCTCAGAAACCAACATTGTAGATGCCTTCAAGCTCATTGATGCTGAGGTACTAAAACAATTCAAAATTGTGTACAAGGAGGGCGAAATCAAAAAAGGACGTAACCTATTAGCTTTTGAAGTCGCCAAACGTAATGTATCTAATTTTTTGAAAGTTGAGTTAGAAAGTATCAAAGCAGGTGATGCCATAAAAATAATTGCGCTTGAAACTACATTTGAACGTGAATTAATTCATCCGTCGCTACCTTTTCCAGTATTGATTAAAGGGAACGTGGATAGAATCGAAGAGCGCTCGGTGAACGGTACGCCTGCTGTAGTGCGCATTATCGATTACAAAACGGGAAAGGTCGAAAAATCTTCTGTGACCCTAAAAACATGGAACGGTTTAATTGATGACATTAAATACGACAAAATCATCCAAGTGCTAGCTTATGCGTTCATGTATGAGCAACACGCAGGTGAAAAAGATATCGAAGTAGGAATCATTTCTTTCAAAAATTTAAAATCAGGGTTTTTACCCTTTAATTTTAAAGATGGAAAATTAGATAATTACAAAATTGACAAAGCAATCATGGATCAGTTCTTGGAACAATTGGTATTGTTGTTAAGCGAAATATTAGATGAGAATATGCCGTTTGAGGAGAAGATTTAG